A genomic stretch from Limisphaerales bacterium includes:
- a CDS encoding AGE family epimerase/isomerase, whose translation MKDQRRDELIAVYRDGLLEDTLPFWLPRCVDEAHGGFMIARDRDGSLLDSDKGMWQQCRFTWLLATLYHTVEPRVEWLAAARHGIEFIEKHGFDEDGRMWFHVTREGEPVRKRRYFFTETFGAIAFAAYAKATGDRAMADKARELYALARAGFAGSADAKFTDTRPSKEMGAPMISLVTAQEMRACLGDDLFNADIDACIAEIERDFVKPEIECVMETVGLKGELLDHFDGRLLNPGHAIEGAWFILNEARLRGNDPALIELGCQMLDWMWARGWDEEHGGIFYFRDVDGKPVQEYWHDMKFWWPHNEAILATLLAHLLTGDSRYEAMHRQVHDWAYGHFPDAEHGEWYGYLHRDGRVSVPLKGNLWKGPFHLPRMQLLAWQWLDR comes from the coding sequence ATGAAAGATCAAAGACGCGATGAATTGATTGCGGTTTACCGTGACGGATTGCTGGAGGACACGTTGCCTTTCTGGCTGCCGCGTTGTGTGGATGAGGCGCACGGCGGGTTTATGATTGCCCGCGATCGCGATGGCAGTTTGCTGGATTCGGACAAGGGGATGTGGCAGCAGTGCCGGTTCACGTGGTTGCTCGCCACACTCTATCATACCGTGGAGCCTCGCGTAGAATGGCTGGCGGCGGCGCGGCACGGGATTGAGTTTATCGAGAAGCACGGCTTTGATGAGGATGGGCGGATGTGGTTTCACGTGACGCGTGAGGGCGAGCCGGTTCGCAAGCGGCGGTATTTTTTTACGGAAACGTTTGGTGCAATTGCGTTTGCCGCGTACGCGAAAGCCACGGGTGATAGGGCAATGGCGGACAAGGCGCGGGAGCTTTACGCGTTGGCGCGCGCGGGGTTTGCGGGTTCGGCGGATGCGAAATTCACGGACACGCGGCCAAGCAAAGAAATGGGTGCGCCGATGATTTCGCTGGTGACGGCGCAGGAAATGCGAGCGTGTTTGGGTGACGATTTATTTAACGCGGACATCGACGCGTGCATTGCGGAAATCGAACGCGATTTTGTGAAGCCGGAGATCGAGTGCGTGATGGAAACGGTGGGGCTGAAGGGAGAGCTGCTCGACCACTTTGACGGGCGCTTGCTCAATCCCGGGCACGCGATTGAGGGGGCGTGGTTTATTTTGAATGAGGCGCGATTGCGCGGCAACGATCCGGCGCTCATCGAGTTGGGCTGCCAGATGCTCGACTGGATGTGGGCGCGGGGTTGGGATGAGGAACACGGCGGCATTTTTTATTTCCGCGATGTGGATGGCAAGCCGGTGCAGGAGTATTGGCACGACATGAAATTTTGGTGGCCGCACAACGAAGCCATTTTGGCGACGTTGCTGGCGCACTTGCTCACGGGCGATTCGCGTTACGAAGCGATGCACCGCCAAGTGCACGATTGGGCGTACGGGCATTTCCCCGATGCGGAGCACGGTGAATGGTACGGGTATCTTCACCGCGACGGTCGAGTGTCCGTACCCTTAAAGGGCAATCTTTGGAAGGGTCCGTTCCATTTGCCTCGGATGCAGTTGCTGGCGTGGCAGTGGTTGGACCGGTAA
- a CDS encoding DUF58 domain-containing protein, which yields MDAQHAADLLDPEAIARADALGLHARYVVEGYMAGEHKSPYRGFAIEFAQHREYSPGDDVRHIDWKVNARTDRLFIKQYEQETNYVANLLLDGSESMTYGSGQHTKLQYGKLIAAVLSYIILHQRDAVALGIFDEGMRDYAPRSDSRAMLHTLMGRLAAFEGEQATDIARNLHDMALQTPRKGIFILISDFFDEEEAVMEGIQHLRFGGHEVIVFHTLDPYELEFPFNGLVEFDGLEKIPKILTRPAEIRRTYQREIESFQRRIREGCEKNGVHYTRVDTSKPLANVLSDYLSFRLRTAKGKQH from the coding sequence ATGGACGCGCAACACGCAGCGGATTTATTGGACCCTGAGGCCATTGCCCGGGCGGATGCCCTTGGGCTGCACGCGCGTTACGTGGTGGAGGGCTACATGGCCGGCGAACACAAATCGCCCTACCGCGGCTTTGCGATTGAGTTTGCCCAGCACCGCGAATACTCGCCGGGCGATGATGTGCGTCATATCGATTGGAAGGTCAATGCCCGCACCGATCGCCTCTTCATCAAGCAGTACGAACAGGAAACCAATTACGTGGCCAACCTCCTGCTCGATGGCAGTGAAAGTATGACCTACGGCTCGGGCCAACACACCAAGCTTCAGTACGGTAAATTGATTGCGGCGGTACTTTCGTACATCATTCTTCATCAACGCGATGCGGTGGCGCTTGGGATTTTCGATGAGGGCATGCGCGACTATGCGCCTCGCAGCGATAGCCGTGCGATGCTGCACACGTTGATGGGGCGGCTCGCAGCGTTCGAAGGAGAACAAGCCACCGACATCGCGCGCAACCTGCACGATATGGCGCTGCAAACACCGCGCAAAGGCATCTTCATTTTGATCAGCGATTTTTTTGATGAGGAAGAAGCGGTAATGGAGGGCATCCAACATCTGCGCTTTGGCGGACACGAGGTGATCGTGTTTCATACTCTGGATCCGTATGAGCTGGAGTTTCCCTTCAACGGATTGGTTGAATTCGACGGGCTCGAAAAAATCCCAAAAATCCTCACGCGTCCCGCCGAAATCCGTCGCACGTACCAACGCGAAATTGAATCGTTCCAGCGCCGTATCCGCGAGGGCTGCGAGAAGAACGGTGTGCACTACACGCGTGTGGACACCAGCAAACCACTGGCCAACGTGCTGAGTGATTACCTCAGCTTTCGCCTCCGCACCGCAAAGGGGAAACAGCACTGA
- a CDS encoding dihydrodipicolinate synthase family protein: MKLTGLIAAPHTPFHGDFSLNLDCVPEQAAHLAANGVSGAFVAGTTGECHSLSTPERAELFAAWGKAARARGVKFIAHIGHNNLPDARALAVAAREAGADAMSAMAPNFFKPADAAALLDWFGRITEPAGGMPFYFYDIPVMTGVTIDTAEFVRRASDALPGFAGVKYTNPDRAQLRRILEMDGAPDMLFGCDEELLEGWELGCRGAVGSTYNFAAPIYHRVMAAHAAGDLEEARRWQARSLKMVETIAAHGFMQSAKAVMHWVGVNCGPARPPLPQCSVSDLEVLRGELEAIGFFEWIDQHATVN; the protein is encoded by the coding sequence ATGAAATTAACAGGACTTATCGCGGCGCCTCACACGCCGTTTCACGGTGACTTTTCGCTGAACCTCGATTGTGTGCCGGAACAGGCGGCGCATTTGGCGGCGAATGGCGTGTCGGGCGCGTTTGTGGCGGGGACGACGGGCGAGTGCCATTCGCTCAGCACTCCCGAACGCGCGGAATTGTTTGCGGCGTGGGGCAAGGCGGCGCGGGCGCGCGGCGTGAAATTCATCGCGCACATTGGGCACAATAATTTGCCGGACGCCCGGGCTTTGGCGGTGGCGGCGCGGGAAGCGGGGGCGGATGCGATGAGCGCGATGGCACCGAATTTTTTCAAGCCGGCTGATGCGGCGGCGTTGCTGGATTGGTTCGGGCGCATCACGGAACCCGCGGGTGGGATGCCGTTTTATTTTTACGACATCCCGGTGATGACGGGGGTGACGATTGATACGGCGGAGTTCGTGAGGCGCGCGTCGGATGCGTTGCCGGGGTTTGCGGGAGTGAAATATACGAATCCCGATCGCGCGCAATTGCGGCGAATTTTGGAAATGGATGGCGCGCCGGATATGCTTTTTGGGTGCGACGAGGAATTGCTTGAGGGCTGGGAACTGGGCTGTCGCGGGGCGGTGGGGAGTACGTATAATTTTGCCGCGCCGATTTATCATCGAGTGATGGCGGCGCACGCGGCGGGTGATTTGGAGGAGGCGCGACGTTGGCAGGCGCGGTCGTTGAAGATGGTTGAAACGATTGCGGCCCACGGTTTCATGCAGTCGGCCAAAGCGGTGATGCATTGGGTGGGAGTAAACTGCGGGCCGGCGCGGCCGCCTTTGCCGCAGTGTTCGGTCTCGGATTTGGAGGTGCTGCGCGGCGAGCTGGAGGCGATTGGGTTTTTTGAATGGATTGATCAACACGCGACGGTGAATTAA
- a CDS encoding MoxR family ATPase: MTTTIDSEQQTQLEGEDLQAVEQLTEARAKIRAELSKVIIGQNEVVDQVLISIFTRSHSLLVGVPGLAKTLLVSSLAETLDLEFKRIQFTPDLMPSDITGTEVIHQDKVTNEREFKFLKGPIFANIVLADEINRTPPKTQAAMLEAMQERQISAGGTDHKLPVPFFVLATQNPIEQEGTYPLPEAQLDRFIFMIKVDYPDADEEMDIMKMVTGTKPGNPEPVLNAEQIIRLQDVVRRIPVADHVFEYARKLVRVTRVTTDEALPLCKKWLSWGAGPRGGLNLIMAAKAHAILNGQVYVSCQDVATMAGPVLRHRIIPNFSATSEGLTPDDIIERILEEVPQDEKLS, from the coding sequence ATGACGACCACAATCGATTCAGAACAACAAACGCAACTTGAGGGGGAAGATCTTCAGGCTGTGGAACAACTCACCGAAGCGCGGGCCAAGATTCGCGCGGAACTTTCGAAAGTCATCATTGGTCAGAATGAAGTCGTGGATCAGGTGCTCATCAGTATCTTCACCCGGAGTCATTCGTTGCTGGTGGGCGTGCCGGGCTTGGCGAAAACGCTGCTGGTGTCGTCACTGGCGGAGACGCTGGATCTCGAATTTAAGCGCATTCAGTTTACGCCTGACTTGATGCCGAGCGACATCACGGGCACGGAGGTGATTCATCAGGACAAAGTTACCAACGAGCGCGAGTTTAAATTTTTGAAAGGCCCCATCTTCGCCAACATCGTGTTGGCCGATGAAATTAACCGAACGCCGCCCAAGACACAGGCGGCGATGTTAGAGGCGATGCAGGAACGGCAAATTTCCGCGGGGGGAACGGACCACAAATTGCCGGTTCCATTTTTTGTATTGGCCACCCAAAATCCCATTGAGCAGGAAGGGACTTACCCGCTACCCGAGGCGCAGTTGGATCGCTTTATCTTTATGATCAAAGTGGATTACCCCGATGCCGATGAGGAAATGGACATCATGAAAATGGTCACCGGCACGAAGCCGGGCAATCCGGAACCGGTATTGAATGCGGAGCAAATCATTCGGTTGCAGGACGTCGTGCGCCGCATTCCGGTGGCAGATCACGTGTTCGAATACGCCCGTAAACTGGTGCGTGTCACGCGCGTGACCACGGACGAGGCGTTGCCGCTTTGCAAAAAATGGCTCAGCTGGGGCGCCGGCCCGCGGGGTGGGTTGAACTTGATAATGGCCGCCAAGGCGCACGCGATTTTGAACGGGCAGGTTTATGTGAGTTGTCAGGATGTCGCGACGATGGCCGGACCGGTGTTGAGGCATCGGATTATTCCCAACTTCTCCGCCACCAGCGAAGGGCTCACGCCCGATGATATCATCGAGCGCATTCTCGAAGAGGTGCCGCAGGACGAAAAGCTCAGCTAA
- a CDS encoding single-stranded DNA-binding protein, protein MTSQKIITAARDLSAACNALTFTDPVAYVYNPLDYAWLAHEQYLCLAAAAKKRVVFLGMNPGPFGMAQTGVPFGEVAAARDWLGINAPIAKPAREHPKRPIDGLACTRSEVSGRRLWGLFSERFDTPKKFFTEHFIINHCPLAFMEDTGRNRTPDKLPAAESAPLMAACDNHLRRVVEILEPEWLIAVGGFAEKRATEALDGINVRIGKILHPSPASPAANRGWAEQATTQMTAQGVW, encoded by the coding sequence ATGACCAGCCAAAAAATAATCACCGCCGCGCGCGACTTGTCCGCCGCGTGCAATGCCCTCACCTTCACCGATCCCGTGGCGTACGTGTATAACCCGCTCGACTACGCCTGGCTCGCGCACGAGCAATACCTTTGCCTTGCCGCCGCCGCAAAAAAACGTGTCGTCTTCCTCGGCATGAATCCCGGCCCCTTCGGCATGGCCCAAACCGGCGTCCCCTTCGGCGAAGTCGCCGCCGCGCGCGATTGGCTCGGCATCAATGCCCCCATCGCCAAGCCCGCCCGCGAACACCCCAAACGCCCCATCGACGGACTCGCCTGCACCCGCAGCGAAGTCAGCGGACGCCGCCTGTGGGGACTCTTCAGCGAACGCTTTGATACGCCGAAAAAGTTTTTTACCGAACACTTCATCATCAACCATTGCCCGCTCGCCTTTATGGAAGACACCGGCCGCAATCGTACCCCCGACAAACTCCCCGCCGCCGAATCCGCCCCATTGATGGCCGCGTGCGATAATCACCTCCGGCGCGTCGTAGAAATCCTCGAACCCGAATGGCTCATTGCCGTGGGCGGCTTCGCCGAAAAACGCGCCACCGAAGCCCTCGATGGCATTAACGTCCGCATCGGAAAAATCCTCCACCCCAGTCCCGCCAGTCCCGCCGCCAACCGAGGCTGGGCCGAACAAGCCACCACCCAAATGACCGCCCAAGGCGTTTGGTGA